The Leptolyngbya sp. CCY15150 genome contains the following window.
ACCGCTATCCGCGATGCCATCCGCAACGTTGCGAACGCGCCTGGCACTGAAGTGACAGATGTTTGCGAAGCTCTAGAACTCATCCGTCAAGGAGAAGATATCAACTACCAAGGTGCTAGCGGCCCAGTCGATTTGGATGACCAAGGCGATGTGGTAGGCAGCTACGATATTTGGACTGTCGGCGATGATGGGGCCATTCAGGTTCAAGAAACCATTGAAATTGGCGGCTAACAATCAGGAAAGCCCCCACCTGATCGAGTAGCTAACTACGTAAGTTTCCCAGGGCGATCGCCTTGGGAAACTTAACATTCAACGGATTGAGATCGTTCTAGAATCACTGTGAAAACAGAGCGATCGCTAGTTTTGCTTGACATCACTTAAACACTGCCCCCAAAACGCTTAACGTTGTATTCATTCATCACCCCCATGGACCAACCCAACGAACCCAAGGCCAAGCAAAATGCTTTTTGGCCAGCCATTGATTCCATCAAACGTGCCCGTGAAGTAGCCCAGCAAGGATTTTGGGCTGCTGTTGTTGTCGCGGTTATTACCAGTATCGTAGCCATCATTGCGATCGCGACAGGTGGAACGCTAGGTCTCCCTGTCAGCGCTTGGTCATTTATCGATGTCGGCATCTTTGTGGCGATCGCCATTGGTATTCGCCGCATGTCTCGCATTGCTGCAGTTCTAGGCTTAGTAGTCTACGCAGGCAATCAACTATATATCTGGTCGATCACCGGCCCGCCAACCGGCGGTATTATCGTGGTCATCTTCCTGATTTTGGCTTTCATCCATGGTGTGCGCGGCACCTTTGCCTACCACAGCTACCGCAAGCAAGGGATTGAAGAAACCCTGGCAGAAGAAAGCCCCATGCCCGTAGACGACGTTCCATCCTAAACGCGATCGCTCCCTTTGAGACTCCTGTCCAAGAAGTGGGCAAAGCGAGGCATTTCTTCCTATGCTGGAGGAGATGCCTCAACCTTTTTGGGAACAGGCGATATTCTCTGACTCGAAGGAGTACAACCTATGCCTGGTTTTGGCGATTTGGTGCAAAAAGCATTCTATTTAGGCGTTGGCATCGCATCCTATGCCGGTGAAAAAGCAGGAACGACCTTTACGGAACTGCGATCGCAGGCCCAAAAGCTCGCCGATGAAATGGTGGCTCGGGGTGAAATGAACACGGAAGAAGCGAAGCGGATGGTAGACGAAATGGTGAGCAAGGCTCAGCAAGCTCCCAAACCACCCACAGCCGAGCGTCCTAGCGAACCCCGTCGCATCGAAATCCTTTCCGATGACGATGAACCTAGCCCCGAAGCCGTTGACTCTCTACGCGATCAAGTCACCCAACTGCGTGATGAACTCAACCGCCTCAAGAAAGATTCCTAGCCACAGGCTCACTCCGCCCCTGCGATGCACACCGCTTCGATCCCTGAAGGGCGATCGCTAGCCCTAACACACAACTGACCGGTTGGGCTGAGTGGAGCCAAGGCCCAACCGCACTGCTATAGGTCAAAACAATGAACGATTGGTATAACGACTGGTGGAAAGCCTGGGACGATATGGCAGACCAAGTCGAACAGTTCTGCCAAGATGTTTCCGAGCAACTGGACGAAGTGGCTGACTTTTTGATGGAGTCTACCGCCACCCTCGTCAACGACCTGGAAGCAGCGATCGCCCCCCAGCTCGACGACTTCGACAGCCAAGTGAGTCAATGGCTTGATCCAATCCTAGAGACCTTTCTAGACCTAGACGAACCCTTAGACAACGACTTCTTCTATCCCATGTATCCACCGGTGCAGCCCAGCAGCAATCACCATCCAGCCTGCATCGGCTGCCAGCACTACCACGGCCAAGTCTATGGCAGCACTCTCCTCGTCTGCGGCATGCATCCCTACGGCTGGGATGGTGATACCTGTCCCGATTGGGAAGCTAACCTACCTCTTGACTAGGCTCATCTAGCTCATCCATCAACACATCGGACGGTGGCTGAAGCGATCGCATCGCCTCCCGCGTCTTCCAGCCCGCCTGCCATAGATGTCGATCCTTGAGGGCATTGGCATTCAGCCAAAATCGCACCGTTGGGTCACAAGACGCCACCAGTTCTGCAAACACCCAACCTTGCTCATTTTTGCGATTCACCACCTGGAAATGTCGCCATCCCCAAGTGGTTTGCAGCGACGTCCATTTTGAACCGAGTAGGTGGGGAAATCGTTGCTTCTTCGCCATACTGCCGTCCTAACTCACCAAACCCGATCGCAACGCCCGCACTGCCGCCTGGGTGCGATCGCTAGCACAGAGCTTGCTCAAAATATTGCGCACATGGGTCTTCACCGTGCCAATCGAAATTTGGAGTGCGTCCGCGATCGCTGCGTTGTTGTGCCCCGCCACGATCAGCTCTAGCACCTCCAGCTCCCGATTTGTCAACGGATCCGCATCAATCAGCTCCTCATACTGAGGGCTGACAGCATCAATCGTCGTTTGGCGATCGCTCTCCAAATCCGGTCGCGGCTTTTGGGTTTCCTGTAGCACAATCCGAGCGATTGCTGGATCAATCCAAGCATTGCCTTGGTGGGTCGCCTCAATGGCCTCCACCAGCTTATCCAGCTTCACATCCTTCACGCTGTAGGAATCGGCTCCCGCCGCAAACGCCGCCAGCACCGAATCCTCACTGTCATGCATCGTCAGAATGAGAACCTTCGTTCCCCCCTGCCCGTCATGCAATGATTCATCCCCAGCCGTTTGCTGGGCCTTAAAGCGGCGCGTCACCTCAATGCCGTCCATGTCCGGCAAACCAATATCCACGATCGCCACATCCGGATTCAAATGCTGGAGTAGCGCTAACCCGCGCTGTCCATCCGCTGCATCCCCCACGATCTCAAGCTGGCTGTATTGCTGCAGTGCAGTTTTCAGCCCCACCCGGGTCAAATCATGATCTTCAACCAACACAACTCGAATCTTACTCATCAATCGATCATATAGATATAGATAGTTGGTTTCAGTATGCCGTATTTTTGCAGAGACCTGTTGTTCGGAACACCACCCCAGATCCACACACGATTGGGGCAGCGAATGCTCTAGACTGAAATATCGAACTCCAGTCTTAGAAAAGGGAAGCAATCATGCGGCTGTCTCAGATGCTCTTTGTCACGTTGCGGGAAGATCCAGCCGAAGCCGAGATTCCTAGCCACAAGTTACTCCTGCGGGCCGGCTACATTCGCCGCATCGGCAGCGGTCTCTACGCCTACCTGCCCTTCATGTGGCGCGTCTTGCAAAAAGTGTCGCAGATTGTCCGCGAAGAAATGAACGCTACCGGTGCCCAGGAATGCCTGCTGCCCCAACTGCAGCCCGCCGAACTCTGGCGCGAATCGGGACGCTGGGATACCTACACCCAAGCCGAAGGCATCATGTTTGCCCTAGGCGATCGCCAAGAGCGAGAACTGGGCCTTGGCCCCACCCACGAAGAAGTGATCACCGCGATCGCCCGT
Protein-coding sequences here:
- a CDS encoding phasin family protein, whose translation is MPGFGDLVQKAFYLGVGIASYAGEKAGTTFTELRSQAQKLADEMVARGEMNTEEAKRMVDEMVSKAQQAPKPPTAERPSEPRRIEILSDDDEPSPEAVDSLRDQVTQLRDELNRLKKDS
- a CDS encoding TIGR02450 family Trp-rich protein; amino-acid sequence: MAKKQRFPHLLGSKWTSLQTTWGWRHFQVVNRKNEQGWVFAELVASCDPTVRFWLNANALKDRHLWQAGWKTREAMRSLQPPSDVLMDELDEPSQEVG
- a CDS encoding response regulator transcription factor, whose amino-acid sequence is MSKIRVVLVEDHDLTRVGLKTALQQYSQLEIVGDAADGQRGLALLQHLNPDVAIVDIGLPDMDGIEVTRRFKAQQTAGDESLHDGQGGTKVLILTMHDSEDSVLAAFAAGADSYSVKDVKLDKLVEAIEATHQGNAWIDPAIARIVLQETQKPRPDLESDRQTTIDAVSPQYEELIDADPLTNRELEVLELIVAGHNNAAIADALQISIGTVKTHVRNILSKLCASDRTQAAVRALRSGLVS